One window of Catonella massiliensis genomic DNA carries:
- a CDS encoding carbohydrate ABC transporter permease gives MEDVKFFKALAKGDIFTKLSLVILGLGNLVRGQIIKGLMFLGLEAAYIYYLINTGIYDLGRFITLGGNPQEEVWNEKKQIYEYTAGDNTVLMLLYGIFVIVITLFFIVVVVSAVKSSYEAELRKKAGKKPLSFVEDVKNLFDKDLHKLLMTPPFIGIVLFTIMPLIYMISMAFTSYSVKGDHLVLFNWVGLDNFKDVLTLGSEVGKSFWGVLIWTVVWAVFATTLNYILGMILGLIINRKGTRFKGFWRFCFILSIAVPQFVSLMIMRTMLQPKGDVNLLLRALGILGEGKYLPFFENATWARITVIVINLWVGIPYTLLQVTGILQNIPEELYEAARVDGANTVTIFWKITLPYMLFVTTPYLITQFTGNINNFNVIYLLSGGAPVDVGDTAGKTDLLITWLYKLTVDKQYFNTGAVIGIITFIILSIVALITYHRSGSYKNEEAFK, from the coding sequence ATGGAAGATGTGAAATTCTTTAAGGCACTAGCGAAAGGCGATATTTTCACCAAGCTCTCCCTTGTTATACTGGGACTTGGCAATCTGGTACGCGGGCAGATAATAAAGGGGCTTATGTTCTTGGGACTGGAAGCTGCCTATATTTACTATCTGATTAATACCGGTATCTATGATCTTGGAAGATTTATTACTCTTGGCGGCAATCCTCAGGAGGAAGTATGGAACGAAAAGAAGCAGATATATGAATATACTGCCGGCGACAATACTGTACTTATGCTTCTTTATGGTATATTTGTTATAGTTATTACCCTGTTTTTCATAGTTGTTGTAGTATCTGCGGTGAAGAGTTCTTATGAAGCTGAGCTTAGAAAGAAGGCAGGAAAGAAGCCACTAAGCTTTGTAGAAGATGTAAAGAATCTTTTTGATAAGGACTTACACAAGCTGCTTATGACACCTCCGTTTATCGGAATTGTGTTATTTACCATCATGCCTCTTATTTACATGATAAGCATGGCATTTACAAGCTATTCGGTGAAGGGAGACCATCTGGTACTCTTTAACTGGGTAGGGCTTGACAACTTTAAGGATGTGCTTACACTCGGAAGTGAAGTAGGTAAGTCGTTCTGGGGAGTTTTAATTTGGACAGTCGTGTGGGCGGTGTTTGCTACCACACTTAACTATATACTGGGTATGATTTTAGGTCTCATCATAAACAGAAAAGGTACTAGATTCAAGGGGTTCTGGAGGTTCTGCTTTATATTATCTATAGCAGTGCCACAGTTTGTTTCTCTTATGATAATGAGAACCATGCTTCAGCCAAAGGGTGACGTTAATCTTTTACTTAGGGCACTTGGCATACTTGGTGAGGGTAAGTACCTTCCTTTCTTTGAGAATGCAACCTGGGCAAGAATCACAGTTATCGTAATCAACCTTTGGGTAGGTATTCCATATACGCTTTTACAGGTAACAGGAATCCTGCAGAATATTCCTGAGGAGCTTTATGAGGCTGCAAGGGTGGACGGTGCCAATACGGTGACCATATTCTGGAAGATAACCCTTCCTTACATGCTCTTTGTAACAACACCTTATCTTATCACACAGTTTACAGGTAATATCAATAACTTCAACGTTATCTACCTGCTCTCAGGAGGTGCTCCTGTAGATGTCGGCGACACTGCCGGTAAGACAGACCTTCTTATCACCTGGCTGTATAAGCTTACGGTTGATAAGCAGTACTTTAATACAGGTGCAGTTATAGGTATTATTACCTTCATTATACTTTCCATAGTGGCACTCATAACCTACCACAGGAGTGGATCTTATAAGAATGAGGAGGCGTTCAAATAA
- a CDS encoding LacI family DNA-binding transcriptional regulator, with product MVTIKDIAKELGVSQGTVSKGLNNAPDVSETLKQKIVNTAIAMGYKSIKLKHAGSGKKLCIFMENMDYESSGQFGYDIVSGFRQEAVKEGFDVALLPITPAFQSNEPYDSFMFRNGFTGSFCVGFALEDPWLKEFKTTTIPTVLFDNYVSKNPNTCYVGTDSAEIMELIVSHLYRLGHRKIAFLNGSKNSLITEQRMEGFYNSMNKRKLTVDDDLAIYAYFVARVAEDHIDSFLNKGATAIICGNDVIASGVYTELMGRGLSVPGDISVVGIDDIPLASLLSPPLTTVRQERELLGRSGFFALNSILTHNMAISRNLLRPELIQRESTSYAKEGVHLAVIEG from the coding sequence ATGGTTACTATCAAGGATATAGCTAAAGAGCTTGGAGTTTCACAGGGAACAGTCTCAAAGGGCCTTAACAACGCTCCGGATGTAAGTGAGACTTTAAAGCAAAAGATTGTAAATACAGCCATTGCAATGGGGTACAAGAGCATCAAGCTAAAGCACGCGGGAAGTGGCAAAAAGCTATGTATATTTATGGAAAATATGGATTATGAGTCTTCGGGGCAGTTTGGATATGATATAGTGTCAGGCTTTAGACAGGAGGCGGTAAAGGAAGGCTTTGATGTCGCTCTTCTCCCAATTACTCCTGCTTTTCAGTCTAATGAGCCTTATGATTCGTTTATGTTTAGAAACGGCTTTACAGGTTCTTTTTGTGTGGGCTTTGCCCTGGAGGATCCTTGGCTAAAAGAGTTTAAGACTACTACTATTCCGACAGTACTTTTTGACAACTATGTATCTAAGAATCCCAACACCTGCTATGTAGGCACTGACAGCGCAGAAATAATGGAACTCATAGTTTCACATCTTTATCGTCTGGGACATAGAAAAATAGCCTTCTTAAACGGCTCTAAGAATTCTCTTATTACCGAACAGAGAATGGAAGGCTTTTATAACAGTATGAATAAGAGAAAACTTACAGTAGATGATGACTTAGCCATATACGCCTACTTTGTTGCAAGGGTAGCGGAGGACCATATAGACAGTTTTTTAAACAAAGGTGCGACAGCCATCATCTGTGGCAATGATGTGATTGCATCAGGTGTATATACAGAGCTTATGGGAAGGGGGCTGTCCGTTCCCGGTGATATAAGTGTAGTAGGCATAGACGATATCCCGCTTGCTTCCCTCCTTTCTCCTCCTCTTACCACGGTACGCCAGGAGCGTGAACTGCTTGGAAGGTCCGGGTTTTTCGCTCTTAATTCAATCCTAACACATAATATGGCAATAAGCCGCAACCTTCTTAGACCTGAGCTCATTCAAAGAGAATCTACTTCTTATGCCAAAGAAGGGGTACATTTGGCAGTAATTGAGGGATAA
- a CDS encoding helix-turn-helix transcriptional regulator — MRTRKSILSGVIYLNLSIAVIIAILFFVSSAVYSHQLSKERYHLASTKLARLNSDFQLEMNRLDALFSLCIRDSSLVYTLTDKLGKDFFEKNAENAASKLSLLRQSLPYAKTVFLYTKSSKRVVQDNGHLYTENDFVHIVLNKNDNNKLSTIKDLPDGLYHYSNFYALYVKNLYKHGYIAASIYLPEFANIHKSIDSDFLGYVVDEDGKSLISNPRLFLSDKDIKLALENDFINCNNTKYYSIASKMSIFPYIGLVLVNNDELMSPLYYMYTVMGITFVILLASSLLLVFLNYKLYLPLKKFTSQFGSSGDNEVAILENQIHELLYEINCLSSDTNNSGMINERIALYYLLSTTSEPDEKTLATLEEKYPYYMVIVLVIQNNSGNEDISFVSALEKKLVDRFELKFINVNKYTYSLIAKPEDKEEILKEIEAQTADSNNDIQVFAGIREYCTAISGLNAEYKLAENSLLASPVINGKQFTYSTDNNLPKKKSRLPVDIHNLLFEYARNNAPEMILKELELIFYPEAPISISDFRHYYVEIQSIFEKACLAKKLELPTFTDGHDAYNTNFMYQNLSDLSYKLFSKADKEQYDIKSRMEEYINGHLSEPLTLSSVAEAFSITPVYLSSWFKKNMGTNFSSYVSTVKMDYAITLLCRQNPPKIQDIASSVGIDSTATFIRQFKKHTRTTPSQYQKSWASSDNKR; from the coding sequence ATGCGAACAAGAAAAAGTATCCTTAGTGGGGTAATTTATCTCAATTTATCTATAGCAGTAATTATTGCTATTTTGTTTTTTGTATCAAGTGCTGTGTACAGTCACCAGCTAAGTAAAGAGAGATATCATCTTGCAAGTACAAAGCTTGCCAGGTTGAACAGCGACTTTCAGCTGGAAATGAACCGTCTGGATGCGCTATTTTCACTTTGCATACGTGACTCATCACTTGTATATACACTCACCGATAAGCTTGGCAAGGATTTTTTTGAGAAAAACGCTGAAAACGCTGCATCCAAGCTTTCTCTCCTGAGACAATCCCTTCCGTATGCCAAGACAGTCTTCTTATACACAAAATCATCAAAACGTGTTGTACAGGATAACGGGCACTTATACACTGAAAATGACTTTGTACATATAGTTCTAAACAAGAATGACAATAATAAGCTATCTACAATCAAAGACTTGCCAGATGGACTGTATCATTACAGCAATTTTTATGCATTATATGTAAAAAATCTATATAAGCATGGATATATCGCCGCTTCGATATATCTGCCTGAGTTTGCAAACATCCATAAGTCCATTGATAGTGATTTCTTAGGATATGTAGTAGATGAAGATGGAAAAAGCCTAATCTCCAATCCCAGACTATTTCTCTCAGACAAAGATATTAAGCTTGCCCTTGAAAATGATTTTATTAATTGTAATAACACAAAGTATTACTCAATTGCCTCTAAAATGAGTATTTTCCCATATATAGGCCTTGTTCTTGTAAATAACGACGAGCTTATGTCGCCTTTATACTACATGTATACAGTTATGGGAATAACCTTCGTCATACTACTAGCAAGTTCATTGTTACTTGTTTTTCTAAACTATAAGCTTTATCTTCCTCTTAAGAAGTTTACTTCTCAGTTTGGTAGTTCCGGAGATAATGAAGTAGCGATACTGGAGAATCAGATTCATGAGCTTTTATACGAAATTAACTGTCTTAGCTCAGACACAAATAACTCTGGAATGATTAATGAGAGAATAGCATTATACTATTTATTAAGTACAACTTCCGAGCCTGACGAGAAAACTCTCGCTACTTTAGAGGAAAAATACCCATATTATATGGTTATTGTCTTGGTTATTCAAAATAATTCAGGGAATGAGGACATATCTTTCGTGTCTGCGCTAGAGAAAAAACTAGTCGATAGATTTGAACTAAAGTTCATTAATGTAAATAAATATACATATTCTTTGATTGCAAAGCCTGAAGATAAAGAAGAAATACTTAAAGAAATTGAAGCACAGACAGCTGATTCAAATAATGACATTCAGGTGTTTGCAGGTATTCGTGAGTACTGTACTGCTATAAGCGGGCTTAATGCTGAGTATAAGCTTGCAGAAAACTCGTTGCTTGCTTCTCCTGTCATAAATGGTAAGCAGTTTACTTATAGTACAGACAATAATTTACCAAAAAAGAAATCACGCCTTCCGGTAGATATACACAATCTTTTATTTGAGTATGCCAGAAATAATGCTCCTGAAATGATATTAAAGGAACTTGAGCTTATATTTTATCCTGAAGCGCCTATAAGCATATCAGATTTTAGACATTATTATGTTGAAATACAATCAATATTTGAAAAAGCCTGCCTTGCAAAAAAACTTGAGCTGCCAACGTTCACAGATGGCCATGATGCATATAATACAAACTTTATGTATCAAAATCTATCAGACCTTTCTTACAAGCTTTTTTCAAAGGCTGATAAAGAGCAATACGACATTAAAAGCCGTATGGAAGAGTATATTAATGGACATTTAAGCGAACCACTTACATTAAGCAGTGTAGCTGAAGCATTTTCCATAACTCCGGTATATCTTTCCAGCTGGTTTAAGAAAAACATGGGAACAAACTTTTCATCTTATGTTTCTACTGTAAAGATGGACTATGCCATAACGCTTCTATGCAGGCAGAATCCTCCTAAAATACAGGATATAGCTTCTTCTGTAGGCATAGACAGTACTGCAACATTTATAAGGCAGTTCAAGAAACATACAAGAACTACCCCTTCCCAGTATCAAAAAAGCTGGGCATCTTCAGATAACAAAAGATAA
- a CDS encoding extracellular solute-binding protein: MRKSKKFLSLMLAAVMAASLVGCGKSSDTKTSSAAKSGSAATSTASTTSAAKSGSAASTDEEAVEATITVWSPQEDQAKESGNWLGTMCDKFAAAHPNWKLTFKYGVCPEGEAKTQVTQDPSAAADVYMLANDNIGDLVAAKAISKLGGTALDAVKSQNTDLIVNTVTYEGGVYAVPFTSNTWFMYYDKRVFSEDDVKSLDKMLEKGKVSFPLSNSWYNVAFYAGNGCTLFGGNNDASAGIDYSGEKAVAATKYLVNLVKNKNFSNDADGSGIKGLKNGSVNAVFSGTWDYNNVADALGAENVGIVQLPTAKIDGKEVQLKSFAGSKAIGVNPNTKYPQVAVALASFLGSPEAQKEHYKTRNTIPTDKSLLEDPEIASDALATAQGNTIANTSIMQPFVAGMSNYWSNAENMGKAILSGDVTEKNAAEKTEALNTAFNTK; this comes from the coding sequence ATGAGAAAGTCAAAAAAATTCTTGTCACTTATGCTTGCAGCGGTGATGGCAGCTTCTCTTGTAGGCTGTGGAAAGTCATCTGACACAAAGACAAGCAGTGCGGCTAAATCAGGAAGCGCAGCTACTTCAACTGCTTCAACAACTTCTGCAGCAAAGTCAGGAAGTGCAGCTTCTACAGATGAAGAGGCAGTAGAGGCTACAATAACAGTATGGAGCCCACAGGAAGATCAGGCTAAGGAGAGCGGAAACTGGCTTGGCACCATGTGCGATAAGTTCGCAGCAGCTCATCCTAACTGGAAGCTTACATTTAAGTATGGTGTTTGCCCTGAGGGTGAGGCAAAGACTCAGGTAACACAGGATCCTAGCGCAGCAGCAGATGTATATATGCTTGCCAATGATAACATCGGTGACCTTGTTGCAGCAAAGGCTATCTCAAAGCTTGGCGGAACCGCACTTGATGCTGTTAAGTCACAGAATACAGATCTTATTGTAAATACAGTTACTTATGAGGGTGGTGTATACGCTGTACCTTTTACATCAAATACCTGGTTTATGTACTACGACAAGAGAGTCTTCTCTGAGGATGATGTAAAGAGCCTTGATAAGATGCTTGAGAAGGGTAAGGTATCTTTCCCACTTAGCAATAGCTGGTACAATGTAGCTTTCTATGCAGGTAACGGTTGTACACTCTTTGGCGGCAACAACGATGCTTCTGCAGGTATTGATTACAGTGGTGAAAAGGCAGTAGCAGCTACAAAGTATCTTGTAAATCTTGTAAAGAACAAGAATTTCTCTAACGATGCTGATGGTTCAGGTATTAAGGGACTTAAGAACGGAAGCGTAAATGCAGTATTTAGTGGTACTTGGGATTATAACAACGTAGCTGATGCCCTTGGTGCTGAAAACGTTGGTATAGTTCAGCTTCCTACAGCTAAGATTGACGGCAAAGAAGTACAGCTTAAGAGCTTTGCAGGATCTAAGGCAATCGGTGTAAACCCTAATACAAAGTATCCACAGGTAGCAGTTGCACTTGCTTCTTTCCTTGGAAGCCCAGAGGCTCAGAAAGAGCACTACAAGACAAGAAATACTATTCCTACAGATAAGTCTCTTCTTGAGGATCCTGAAATCGCTTCTGATGCTCTTGCAACAGCACAGGGTAATACAATTGCCAATACTTCTATCATGCAGCCATTCGTAGCCGGTATGTCTAACTACTGGTCAAATGCTGAGAATATGGGTAAGGCTATCCTCTCAGGTGATGTAACAGAGAAAAACGCAGCAGAAAAGACAGAAGCTTTAAACACTGCATTTAATACAAAATAA
- a CDS encoding carbohydrate ABC transporter permease yields the protein MKGANKRKIKLSLGDRVFNFTNVLIMLIISLVMLAPIIHVVCVSVSIGSEIQKGGLFLWPRGFTIEGYKKVLQDSLIVRTYLNTVIYAGLHTILVIVLTAFTAYPLTIKSFPLRKGITIFITITMFFSGGAIPTYLLMKGLHLIDNPAVMVIPFVVTAYNLILFRTFFAGINPSMRESARIDGAGEFLILMKIIMPLSKPIIAAIALFTIVGKWNDWYSALIYLNTQDYYPVQMILRKILFNSTAFNSMDPSIMQMFRNSTITPQNLQMATIVVIMLPIMCIYPFIQKYFAAGIMVGGVKG from the coding sequence ATGAAAGGAGCTAATAAAAGAAAAATTAAGTTAAGTCTTGGCGACAGAGTATTTAATTTTACCAATGTCTTAATAATGCTAATCATTTCTTTGGTAATGCTCGCACCTATCATACACGTAGTATGTGTATCTGTATCAATAGGCTCAGAAATACAAAAAGGTGGACTCTTCCTATGGCCTAGAGGATTCACAATTGAGGGATATAAAAAGGTGCTTCAGGACAGTTTGATAGTAAGAACCTACTTAAACACAGTTATATATGCAGGATTACATACAATACTTGTAATAGTGTTAACGGCATTTACTGCATATCCGCTTACAATTAAGAGTTTTCCTTTAAGGAAGGGAATTACTATCTTTATAACAATTACTATGTTTTTTAGCGGTGGAGCCATACCTACCTACCTTCTTATGAAGGGGCTGCACCTTATAGACAACCCTGCAGTAATGGTCATACCGTTTGTAGTAACAGCATATAATCTTATATTATTTAGGACATTTTTTGCAGGAATAAACCCTAGTATGCGTGAATCTGCAAGAATAGACGGTGCAGGAGAATTCCTTATCCTTATGAAGATAATAATGCCGCTTTCTAAACCTATTATTGCAGCCATAGCGCTTTTTACGATAGTAGGCAAGTGGAATGACTGGTATTCAGCACTCATTTACCTTAATACACAGGATTATTATCCTGTTCAGATGATACTTAGAAAGATACTTTTTAACAGTACTGCCTTTAATAGCATGGATCCATCCATAATGCAGATGTTCAGAAATAGCACAATTACTCCTCAAAATCTACAAATGGCTACCATAGTAGTCATAATGCTCCCAATAATGTGTATATATCCTTTTATACAGAAATACTTTGCTGCGGGCATTATGGTTGGTGGTGTAAAAGGTTAA
- a CDS encoding extracellular solute-binding protein, whose translation MKRKNLSKIVALGMCAAMLLSGCGADKGKSGSAQATSGKSTSAASTNTGDSKEALKFKVTTIYFGDKSPEGTEIQKKWLEMCESKMGRPLDITFEYIHSGDYTEKLQVINAGGDLPDILTCFSSKGSTKQMIDEYGSKGLYLNLAEHLDKMPNYKSFLDKDPNSKKNLFTPEGALYGAYNLSITHTGSAHCAGSTLMAVKNSVLKKLNLPIPTTLDEVYKTAKAIKEAGVSKYPIVQLEEWQKPEDVVFDAYHTNAKRYFDGTKFQYGPLSDDYKLALQYLNKIYTEGLISPDYFTYTTDMGNADLESGSACIFLSSWEGYPGTWATERPADEWVGVPIPTSDKYKDKAWQFEREFVNEYEFNSRYATVVNAQSPVAEEMVKFLDIQYDQDIIDLLNWGIEGKTYEVKDGKKHLIIDKEKFAELGMPVSGNMRSGIFPQPQDMDLWRIEITNPSPIYWDNKIVDEKLVAFATKVMNASNISPTDGAPNPSISSDESSEYANIMTPVETYAQEQKVKFIKGERSFDEWNKYIEELNNMGDINAALEIYNSKLK comes from the coding sequence ATGAAAAGAAAGAATCTATCAAAAATCGTAGCACTCGGAATGTGTGCGGCAATGCTGCTTTCAGGTTGTGGAGCAGACAAGGGAAAAAGCGGAAGTGCTCAAGCTACTTCCGGGAAGAGCACCAGTGCAGCTTCAACCAATACGGGGGACTCTAAGGAAGCGTTAAAGTTTAAGGTAACTACCATTTACTTTGGCGACAAATCACCAGAGGGCACAGAGATTCAGAAAAAATGGCTTGAGATGTGTGAGAGCAAGATGGGACGTCCGCTTGATATTACCTTTGAGTATATTCATTCTGGAGACTATACAGAAAAATTACAGGTAATAAATGCCGGTGGAGATTTACCTGATATTCTTACCTGCTTTAGCTCTAAGGGAAGCACAAAGCAGATGATAGATGAATATGGTTCTAAGGGATTGTACTTGAATCTGGCAGAGCACTTAGACAAAATGCCTAATTATAAGAGCTTTTTAGACAAAGACCCTAATAGCAAGAAAAATCTCTTCACTCCGGAAGGAGCACTTTATGGTGCGTATAACCTCAGTATAACACATACCGGTTCAGCACATTGCGCAGGCTCAACTTTGATGGCTGTTAAAAACAGTGTGTTGAAGAAGCTTAATCTTCCTATTCCTACTACTTTAGATGAAGTTTATAAGACAGCTAAGGCTATTAAGGAAGCAGGAGTATCAAAGTACCCTATAGTACAGCTTGAAGAGTGGCAGAAGCCGGAAGATGTTGTATTTGATGCATATCATACTAATGCAAAAAGATATTTTGACGGCACAAAATTCCAGTACGGACCACTTTCAGATGATTATAAGCTTGCCCTTCAGTATCTCAATAAAATATATACTGAAGGCCTGATATCTCCTGACTATTTTACATATACCACAGATATGGGGAATGCAGATTTAGAGTCCGGCTCAGCATGCATCTTCCTCTCTTCTTGGGAAGGCTACCCTGGAACATGGGCAACAGAGCGTCCTGCTGATGAATGGGTTGGAGTTCCTATTCCTACCTCAGATAAATATAAGGACAAAGCATGGCAGTTTGAAAGAGAATTTGTCAATGAATATGAATTCAATTCAAGATATGCAACAGTAGTAAATGCGCAGTCACCTGTCGCAGAAGAAATGGTCAAATTCCTTGATATACAGTATGATCAGGATATTATAGACCTCCTTAACTGGGGTATCGAAGGAAAGACATATGAAGTAAAAGATGGCAAAAAACATCTTATAATTGATAAAGAAAAGTTTGCTGAACTTGGTATGCCTGTTTCAGGAAATATGCGTTCAGGTATCTTCCCTCAGCCACAGGATATGGATTTATGGAGAATTGAGATTACCAATCCATCACCTATATACTGGGATAATAAAATAGTGGATGAAAAGCTGGTGGCATTTGCAACCAAGGTAATGAATGCATCCAACATATCACCAACTGATGGAGCGCCTAATCCTTCAATTTCCTCAGATGAGTCAAGCGAATACGCCAATATAATGACACCTGTAGAGACTTATGCACAAGAGCAGAAGGTTAAATTCATTAAGGGCGAACGTTCATTTGACGAGTGGAATAAGTATATAGAAGAGCTTAATAACATGGGCGATATCAATGCTGCATTAGAAATCTACAATAGTAAGCTTAAGTAA
- the tig gene encoding trigger factor — MKKRVYLMTAISAVAIALTACGGNSGSSKSGSTGSASGSAVSSGSAATGSAVDNGAVIEFNPSDYIEKLANYKGVEYTKVDTVVTDAEVEEKVKEFLKNYPEKITDREIKKGDTVNIDYEGKKDGVAFDGGTAKGTDLNIGSGSFIPGFEDGLIGKKPGETVDLNLTFPKDYHSEELKGAKVVFTVKINYIVGKAPKKLTDELVKENTEFATSADYEEDVRKKLEESKKDAAKESIQREVIEKVVTESAVKSVPKEAEDRYYTQIMNYWNNLAAQYGLKLEDIVKNQFKLTEEEFDKEVKAQATNSAKQLVVVRAIAEAEKLEVTDDEYKTALNTYYENSGAKGSIDIAAYESQVGKGNLMDLILLDKVGAYIVKNGKEVAAKTETKTK; from the coding sequence ATGAAAAAAAGAGTATATTTAATGACTGCTATCAGTGCGGTAGCAATAGCGTTAACTGCTTGTGGAGGCAATTCGGGCAGTAGTAAGAGTGGAAGCACAGGCTCAGCATCCGGTTCAGCGGTTAGCAGTGGTTCGGCTGCTACAGGCTCAGCTGTAGATAACGGCGCTGTGATAGAGTTCAATCCTTCGGATTACATAGAGAAACTCGCTAACTACAAGGGAGTTGAGTACACCAAGGTAGATACAGTTGTAACCGATGCAGAGGTAGAGGAAAAGGTAAAGGAGTTCCTTAAGAACTATCCTGAGAAGATTACCGATAGAGAGATTAAAAAAGGCGATACTGTCAACATAGACTATGAGGGTAAGAAAGACGGAGTAGCCTTTGACGGAGGAACTGCAAAGGGAACTGACCTTAATATCGGCTCAGGGAGCTTCATTCCGGGCTTTGAAGATGGACTCATAGGCAAGAAGCCGGGTGAGACCGTTGACCTTAACCTTACCTTCCCAAAGGACTATCATAGTGAGGAATTAAAGGGTGCGAAGGTAGTATTTACAGTTAAGATTAACTACATTGTAGGAAAAGCTCCTAAGAAGTTAACGGATGAACTGGTTAAGGAAAACACAGAGTTTGCAACAAGTGCAGACTACGAAGAAGATGTAAGAAAGAAGCTTGAAGAGAGCAAGAAAGATGCTGCCAAAGAGAGCATTCAGAGAGAAGTTATAGAAAAGGTAGTTACAGAAAGTGCAGTAAAATCAGTGCCTAAGGAAGCAGAGGACAGATACTATACACAGATTATGAACTACTGGAACAACTTAGCTGCTCAGTATGGACTCAAGTTAGAGGACATCGTTAAGAACCAGTTTAAGCTCACTGAGGAAGAGTTTGATAAAGAAGTAAAGGCTCAGGCAACAAACAGTGCAAAACAGCTTGTAGTTGTTAGAGCAATAGCAGAAGCAGAGAAGCTTGAGGTAACTGATGATGAATATAAGACTGCACTCAATACATACTATGAGAACAGTGGCGCAAAGGGCAGCATAGATATTGCTGCTTATGAGAGCCAGGTAGGTAAGGGCAATCTTATGGATTTGATTCTTCTTGATAAGGTAGGAGCTTATATAGTAAAGAATGGAAAAGAAGTAGCAGCAAAGACCGAAACAAAGACCAAATAA
- a CDS encoding ABC transporter permease subunit, which yields MFIASNIWQGLGWGAIVYLAALSTVDPQLHEAATLDGANRWQRIKYVSWPAIIPTTTIMLILESGKIISSDFTKVLLLYNESTYETADIIGTYVYREGILGGKFEYTTAIGLLTSIISFVLLITANFFSKKISENSLW from the coding sequence ATTTTTATTGCAAGTAATATATGGCAGGGCTTAGGTTGGGGAGCAATTGTATACCTTGCAGCCTTATCAACAGTAGACCCTCAGCTGCATGAGGCAGCTACTTTGGATGGTGCAAACAGGTGGCAGAGAATCAAATATGTGTCATGGCCTGCTATCATACCAACTACAACTATTATGTTAATACTTGAGAGTGGAAAAATTATCTCGTCTGACTTTACAAAAGTTCTGCTTTTGTACAATGAGTCTACCTATGAAACAGCTGATATTATAGGGACTTATGTATACAGAGAAGGAATCTTAGGCGGAAAGTTCGAGTATACGACAGCGATTGGACTTTTGACATCGATTATATCTTTTGTATTGCTAATTACGGCTAATTTCTTTAGTAAGAAAATTAGCGAAAATAGTTTGTGGTAG